GCCGCCAGCGGGGCCGGTCGGTCCGGAGCAGGTCGCCGGTGGCGATCTCCTCCGTCGTCCCGGCGCCGTTGCGCCAGGGCACCCGGCGTCGCTCGCCGGCGCGGACCACCTGCACCGTCATCTATGCGCCTGTCGTCCAGTCCACCATGATGTCCGCCAGCGCCTGCGCGCCGACGTTGCAGTCGTCGGGCTCGGCGAACTCGTGCGGAGAGTGCGACACCCCGGTGGGGTTGCGCACGAACAGCATTGCGGTGGGCACCTTCTCGGACAGGATTCCGGCGTCGTGGCCGGCCTGGGTGGGAAGGATCGGGATGTCCCCTAGATGGGACAGGGTGCGCCGCAACCGTTCCCGCGGACCGGCGGGGAACTCCACGATCGGCGTGACGGACTCGGCGAAGACGTCGAGTCCGATGCCGTCGGGTTCGCAGTGGCGCCGCGCCTCGGCCTCGATCTCGGCGACCAGCTCGGTCAGGGTCTTCTCGTCTGCTGCACGCGCGTCGAGCCAGGCCTTGATTTCCGACGGAATCGCGTTGGCGCCGTTGGGAAGTACCTCGATCTTGCCGAAGGTCGCCACCGCACCCGCCGCTGCGGCGCACGACCGGGCGCTGTGCACCGAGGATGCGTACGCCAGCATCGGGTCGTGCCGGTCCACCAGGCGGGTCGCGCCGGCATGGTTGGCCTCACCGGTGAAGGTGAACTGCCAGCGGCCGTGCGGCCAGATCGACGACGCCACCGCCACCGGGGCGTCGATCAGATCGAGGGCCCGGCCCTGTTCGACGTGCAGTTCGACGTACACCCCGACCCGGTCCACGAGGGTCGGGTCGGCACCGACGTGCTCGGGCAGGCGGCCGGCGCGGGTCATGGCCTCGGCGAGCGTGATCCCGTCACGGTCGCGCAGACCGAGCGCGCGCTGCGGGGCGAGTGCCCCGGTGGTGAGCTGGCTGCCGACGCAGGCGACACCGAAGCGGGCGCCCTCTTCGTCGGAGAACGCGGTGATCGCGATCGGGACGGTGGGGACGACGCCGCGGTCGCGGACGATGTCCACCGCGGCGAACGCCGACACCACCCCGAGCGGGCCGTCGAAGGCACCACCGTCGGGGACCGAGTCGAGGTGCGAGCCGGTGACGAAGGCGCCGGTCGGGTCGCCCGTCCAGCCGTCGGGCAGCCACCAGGCCCACAGGTTGCCGTTCCGGTCCTCCTCGACGTCCATGCCGCGTTCGGCGGCGCAGCCGCGGAACCACTCCCGAAGGGTGAGATCTGCGTCGCTCCAAGCGAATCGGCGATAGCCTCCGGTCGTCGGATGCTTCCCGACGTCCAGGATCGAGGCCCAGAGCGAGTCGAAGGCGGTCATGTGCTGTGTCCTCTCGGAATTCGGCTGTGGCGGGCCCGGTCGTGCCCGGCGGAGCGGGCGCGGGCGAGCCACCGGTGACGGACCAGTTCCGTCGGGGTCAGCCCGCCCCACACCCCGTGCATCTCCCCGGCGAGAGCCGCCTGGTCGCGGCAGGGTTCGCGGACGGGGCAGGATGCGCAGACGGCCTTGGCGCGGGCGATCGCCTCGGGAGCGTCGTCGAAGAAGTCGACGTCCCGGGAACGGCACAGCGGCTGTGCCTGCCGGTCCCGGAACGCGTCGAGCAGGGCGGTGGGGGACATGGGTCAGAAGGTGCTGCGGCCGGGGATCCAGTCGGTGCCGGCCAGGGGCACCCGCGCCATCGCAGCGGCCTCCATGGTGACGGCGACGAGGTCCTGCGGTTCGAGATTGCGCAGGTGCGACTTGCCGCAGGCCCGGGCGATGGTCTGGGCCTCCATGGTGAGCACCCGCAGGTAGTTCGCGAGGCGGCGGCCGCCCTCGACCGGGTCGAAGCGGGCCTGCAGCTCGGGATCCTGCGTGGTGATGCCGGCGGGATCCTTGCCGTCCTGGAAGTCGTCGTAGAAGCCGGCGGCGGAACCGAGCTTCTCGTACTCGGCCTGGTACTTCGGATCGTTGTCGCCGAGGGCGATTAGGGCGGCGGTGCCGATGGCGACGGCGTCGGCTCCGAGAGCCATCGCCTTGGCGACGTCGGCGCCGGAGCGGATGCCGCCGGAGACGATGAGCTGGACGCCGCCGGGGGTGCGGTGCACACCCATCTCCTGCAGGGCCTGCACGGCCTGGGGGATCGCGGCGAGGGTGGGGATGCCGACGTGCTCGATGAACACGTCCTGGGTGGCGGCGGTGCCACCCTGCATGCCGTCGACGACGACCACGTCGGCGCCGGACTTCACCGCGAGCTTGACATCGTAGTAGGTGCGGGTCGCGCCGACCTTGACGTAGATGGGCTTCTCCCAGCCGGTGATCTCGCGCAGTTCGAGGATCTTGATGGCGAGGTCGTCGGGGCCGGTCCAGTCGGGGTGCCGGCAGGCGCTGCGCTGGTCGATGCCCACCGGCAGGGTGCGCATCCCGGCGACGCGCTCGGTGATCTTCTGGCCGA
This region of Rhodococcus sp. Z13 genomic DNA includes:
- a CDS encoding allantoate amidohydrolase codes for the protein MTAFDSLWASILDVGKHPTTGGYRRFAWSDADLTLREWFRGCAAERGMDVEEDRNGNLWAWWLPDGWTGDPTGAFVTGSHLDSVPDGGAFDGPLGVVSAFAAVDIVRDRGVVPTVPIAITAFSDEEGARFGVACVGSQLTTGALAPQRALGLRDRDGITLAEAMTRAGRLPEHVGADPTLVDRVGVYVELHVEQGRALDLIDAPVAVASSIWPHGRWQFTFTGEANHAGATRLVDRHDPMLAYASSVHSARSCAAAAGAVATFGKIEVLPNGANAIPSEIKAWLDARAADEKTLTELVAEIEAEARRHCEPDGIGLDVFAESVTPIVEFPAGPRERLRRTLSHLGDIPILPTQAGHDAGILSEKVPTAMLFVRNPTGVSHSPHEFAEPDDCNVGAQALADIMVDWTTGA
- a CDS encoding WhiB family transcriptional regulator, whose amino-acid sequence is MSPTALLDAFRDRQAQPLCRSRDVDFFDDAPEAIARAKAVCASCPVREPCRDQAALAGEMHGVWGGLTPTELVRHRWLARARSAGHDRARHSRIPRGHST
- a CDS encoding FMN-binding glutamate synthase family protein, with translation MTFRPGLRESATFDRNVIHEIQRAAATGIYDIRGWGAKRKVPHFDDLLFLGASMSRYPLEGYREKCETDVVLGDRNAKYPLHLDIPVTIAGMSFGALSGRAKEALGRGASEVGTSTTTGDGGMTPEERGQSKHLVYQYLPSRYGMNPDDLRKADAIEVVLGQGAKPGGGGMLLGQKITERVAGMRTLPVGIDQRSACRHPDWTGPDDLAIKILELREITGWEKPIYVKVGATRTYYDVKLAVKSGADVVVVDGMQGGTAATQDVFIEHVGIPTLAAIPQAVQALQEMGVHRTPGGVQLIVSGGIRSGADVAKAMALGADAVAIGTAALIALGDNDPKYQAEYEKLGSAAGFYDDFQDGKDPAGITTQDPELQARFDPVEGGRRLANYLRVLTMEAQTIARACGKSHLRNLEPQDLVAVTMEAAAMARVPLAGTDWIPGRSTF